Proteins co-encoded in one Cupriavidus metallidurans CH34 genomic window:
- the chrA gene encoding chromate efflux transporter — MSTLRATETHRASQSAWEVFLVFLRLGLTSFGGPVAHLGYFRDAFVTRRRWLTEHAYSDIVALCQFLPGPASSQVGMVVGLSRAGYPGALAAWVGFTLPSAIALILFALGLSHYGNLVPPSALHGLKVAAVAVVAQAVWGMARSLCPDAPRITLMILAAVAVTLIPSPWCQVGVMVVAGMVGAQRFRTAQVPPHEPLSIPVGHGAAIGFLLLFAGLLAGLPVVASLIPNHALALVDAFYRAGALVFGGGHVVLPLLQATVVPTGWVNNDTFLAGYGAAQAVPGPLFTFAAFLGAAGGPAPTGWIGGIVCLLAIFAPSFLLVFGALPFWERLRRHAGTRAALAGVNAAVVGLLLSALYQPVWTSAIHAPADFALALLALAALTVWRVPPWAVVTGCALAGWGMHVGGVA, encoded by the coding sequence ATGAGCACGCTCCGCGCCACCGAAACCCATCGCGCCAGCCAAAGCGCCTGGGAGGTCTTCCTTGTCTTCCTGCGGCTCGGTCTCACCTCCTTTGGCGGGCCGGTCGCCCATCTGGGCTACTTCCGCGACGCCTTCGTCACGCGCCGTCGCTGGCTCACCGAACACGCTTATTCCGATATCGTCGCGCTATGCCAGTTCCTGCCCGGCCCGGCCAGCAGCCAGGTAGGCATGGTGGTCGGTCTGTCGCGGGCCGGCTACCCCGGCGCGCTGGCCGCGTGGGTCGGCTTCACACTGCCATCGGCAATCGCATTGATCCTGTTCGCGCTGGGCCTGTCGCACTATGGCAATCTGGTGCCACCGAGCGCGCTGCACGGGCTCAAGGTGGCGGCGGTGGCGGTGGTCGCGCAGGCGGTCTGGGGCATGGCGCGCTCGCTGTGCCCCGACGCTCCGCGCATCACGCTGATGATTCTCGCCGCCGTGGCCGTGACACTGATCCCCTCGCCGTGGTGCCAGGTCGGTGTGATGGTGGTCGCCGGGATGGTCGGCGCGCAGCGCTTCCGCACCGCACAGGTCCCGCCACACGAACCACTGTCGATACCCGTTGGGCATGGCGCGGCAATCGGATTCCTGCTGCTGTTCGCGGGACTGCTGGCCGGCCTGCCCGTGGTTGCCAGCTTGATTCCGAACCATGCCCTGGCGCTGGTCGATGCGTTCTACCGTGCCGGCGCGTTGGTGTTCGGCGGCGGACACGTCGTACTGCCGCTGCTGCAGGCGACAGTGGTACCCACAGGCTGGGTGAACAATGACACCTTCCTGGCCGGCTATGGCGCCGCGCAGGCGGTACCGGGTCCCCTGTTCACGTTCGCGGCGTTCCTCGGCGCAGCCGGTGGGCCCGCGCCGACTGGCTGGATCGGCGGCATCGTGTGTCTGCTGGCGATTTTCGCGCCCTCCTTCCTGCTGGTCTTTGGCGCCCTGCCGTTCTGGGAGCGATTGCGCCGCCACGCGGGCACGCGTGCGGCGCTCGCGGGTGTCAACGCGGCCGTGGTGGGCCTGCTGCTGTCCGCGCTCTATCAGCCGGTCTGGACCAGCGCGATCCATGCCCCCGCCGATTTCGCGTTGGCACTGCTCGCTCTGGCTGCGCTGACCGTGTGGCGCGTGCCGCCGTGGGCCGTGGTGACGGGTTGCGCGCTGGCGGGCTGGGGGATGCATGTGGGCGGGGTGGCCTGA
- a CDS encoding DUF2459 domain-containing protein has product MKRAGLARPCARVAIAALITLLSGCAASTETPAANDPATTIDVVERDWHTDVCIRTEDADTRLMRLVIGYGDSRYLCFGFGDRHYLLSRERGPMTLLSALLPGAGAILLTVLRDTPAAAFGADNVVRLDVSEPGMERLREFLGNAVQTNDTGAPISLGEGPYPGGLYFGATADYDGFYTCNTWTADALRAAGIPILGPVLFADGVMRQVRQIAQPAR; this is encoded by the coding sequence ATGAAGCGCGCGGGGCTGGCTCGCCCTTGCGCCCGCGTGGCAATCGCCGCGCTGATCACACTGCTGTCGGGCTGCGCCGCCTCCACCGAAACCCCTGCTGCGAATGACCCGGCCACCACCATCGACGTGGTCGAGCGCGACTGGCACACCGACGTCTGCATCCGCACCGAGGATGCGGATACGCGCCTGATGCGGCTGGTGATCGGGTACGGGGACTCGCGTTACCTATGTTTCGGCTTTGGCGATCGACACTACCTGCTCAGTCGGGAGCGCGGCCCGATGACGCTGCTCTCGGCGCTGCTCCCCGGCGCAGGCGCCATCCTGCTGACGGTCTTGCGCGATACGCCGGCCGCCGCATTCGGCGCGGACAACGTGGTGCGGCTCGACGTCAGCGAGCCCGGCATGGAACGGCTACGGGAATTCCTGGGCAACGCCGTGCAGACCAACGATACCGGTGCGCCGATCAGCCTTGGAGAGGGCCCCTATCCAGGTGGCCTCTACTTCGGCGCCACGGCGGACTATGACGGCTTCTATACGTGCAATACCTGGACCGCCGACGCCTTGCGCGCGGCTGGCATCCCGATTCTTGGTCCCGTGCTGTTCGCCGACGGTGTCATGCGACAGGTCCGGCAGATCGCGCAGCCCGCGCGCTAG
- a CDS encoding porin: MKKALFALAAAGTCALSGVASAQTASNVTLYGIADAGIEFATHSPGGNGGTAVRVSSGNMSGSRWGLRGVEDLGGGLKGIFTLESGFDIDTGLSGQSSRLFGRQAFVGLQGGFGAVTLGRQQNALYDLFGAYDPMGVGPKYSLNSVDSGFNGRADNSLKYTGKFGGLTGTGYYSTGANNNGEVPGNYKAGRAFGAGLAYTAGAFSVGTAYDQTQSGTPAISDRAIKRLAVGTSYDFGPAKVFAGYRWMRDDGVATAATAAARNNVYWLGGLYRVTPALSLTGAAYYTDAHESNNDSWMFVLSADYAFSKRTDAYLNVGYVTNKGASNLGLNGAGTAIAGANQTGAIAGIRHRF; encoded by the coding sequence GTGAAGAAAGCTCTATTTGCCTTGGCGGCTGCGGGTACGTGCGCCCTGTCCGGCGTTGCATCGGCACAAACCGCCTCGAACGTGACCCTGTACGGCATCGCCGACGCAGGTATTGAATTCGCTACCCATTCCCCGGGTGGCAACGGTGGTACCGCGGTGCGCGTGAGCTCGGGCAACATGTCCGGTTCGCGCTGGGGCCTGCGTGGCGTGGAAGACCTGGGCGGTGGCCTGAAGGGTATCTTCACGCTCGAGTCGGGCTTCGACATCGACACCGGTTTGTCCGGCCAGAGCAGCCGACTGTTCGGTCGCCAGGCCTTTGTGGGCCTGCAGGGCGGCTTTGGTGCTGTGACCCTGGGCCGCCAGCAGAACGCGTTGTATGACCTGTTCGGTGCCTACGACCCGATGGGCGTGGGTCCGAAGTACTCGCTGAACTCGGTTGACTCGGGCTTCAATGGCCGCGCCGACAACTCGCTCAAGTACACGGGCAAGTTCGGTGGCCTGACCGGCACCGGGTACTACAGCACGGGTGCCAACAATAACGGCGAAGTGCCGGGCAACTACAAGGCTGGTCGCGCATTCGGCGCCGGCCTGGCCTACACCGCCGGCGCCTTCTCGGTCGGCACCGCCTATGACCAGACTCAGAGCGGCACGCCGGCCATCTCGGACCGCGCCATCAAACGTCTGGCCGTCGGTACGTCCTACGACTTTGGCCCGGCCAAGGTGTTCGCCGGCTATCGCTGGATGCGTGACGATGGCGTGGCCACGGCTGCTACTGCCGCCGCGCGCAACAATGTCTACTGGCTCGGCGGCCTGTACCGCGTGACCCCGGCCCTGTCCCTGACTGGTGCCGCGTACTACACTGATGCGCATGAGAGCAACAACGATTCGTGGATGTTCGTGCTGTCGGCCGATTACGCCTTCTCGAAGCGCACCGATGCCTATCTGAACGTGGGCTACGTGACCAACAAGGGCGCATCGAACCTGGGCCTCAACGGTGCTGGCACGGCTATCGCCGGTGCCAACCAGACTGGCGCCATCGCAGGCATCCGTCACCGCTTCTAA
- a CDS encoding penicillin-binding protein 1A — protein MRLDSIKTFIASRLSLIRQHLRRPTRREVVLAVAAIPALVLLYILLLIPFTPGISDIRKAKSEQPAQVLSADGKEIAVYRWANRDWVKLSEISPNVVDALIATEDHRFYQHHGLDWRRTASAALHTFSGDRQGGSTLTQQLARNRYPDEIGRAPTLTRKLKEAITALKIEALYSKDEILETYLNTVPFLYNAFGIEMAARTYFDKSADKLDVLEAATLIGMLKGNSYYNPVLNPERALDRRNTVLAQMVKRGKLDPARFETLKKRPLRIDFERQIEAPGPAPHFAQQLRKWLITWADRNDYNLYTDGLVIHTTIDSRLQTMATQALTRQGNQLQSIANAAWAPRAGWSESRGLVQAFVRETPEFRAAVAGGQSEEDALKRLMADRPFMQALREQKTRVQAGFMAMDPTTGEIKAWVGSRDFTVDAFDHVAQARRQPGSTFKPFVYGAAFARGQSPDETFIDQPVEIKLAGGEIWRPTDESPPTGRALSLRDGLVYSKNTITAQLVQTIGADRVAQLARAMGVRDSKLEAVPSLALGTSPVTLKEMVSAYGTIANGGQYLAPTMVTRIEDQQGNVLAQFRDPSPQRALSTSANETLVDVMRDVIDRGTGTAIRTRFGIRADVAGKTGTTQDNADGWFILMHPQLVAGAWVGFNDSRVTLRSDYWGQGAHSALPIVGDFYQRALRARIIDPRVRFAESNEKTWYSAITDQIKGWYQKLFGAGKKEDAAPVPRPAPRRPALPETDNDALPPASASAAIADGGMALDPGEVVEATPPSSSASAPAAPAAPTAPAIPASAPSVPVVSPVPPVAPSVAGEPAQSDAAPATAH, from the coding sequence ATGCGCCTGGATTCCATCAAGACCTTCATCGCCTCACGCCTGTCGCTGATCCGTCAGCATTTGCGCCGTCCCACGCGGCGCGAGGTCGTGCTGGCGGTGGCCGCCATCCCGGCGCTGGTGCTGCTCTATATCCTGTTGCTGATCCCGTTCACGCCGGGCATCAGCGACATCCGCAAGGCCAAGTCCGAACAGCCCGCGCAGGTACTGTCGGCCGACGGCAAGGAAATCGCGGTCTACCGCTGGGCCAACCGCGACTGGGTCAAGCTTTCCGAGATCTCGCCCAATGTGGTCGACGCGCTGATCGCCACCGAGGACCACCGCTTCTACCAGCACCACGGGCTCGACTGGCGGCGCACCGCCTCGGCCGCGCTGCATACGTTCTCGGGCGACCGCCAGGGCGGTTCCACGCTCACGCAGCAGCTGGCGCGCAACCGCTACCCGGACGAGATCGGCCGCGCGCCCACTTTGACGCGCAAGCTCAAGGAAGCGATCACGGCACTGAAGATCGAAGCGCTTTACTCGAAGGACGAGATCCTCGAGACCTACCTCAACACGGTGCCGTTCCTGTACAACGCGTTCGGCATCGAGATGGCCGCGCGCACGTACTTCGACAAGTCCGCCGACAAGCTCGACGTGCTGGAAGCCGCGACGCTGATCGGGATGCTCAAGGGCAACAGCTACTACAACCCGGTGCTGAACCCCGAGCGCGCGCTGGATCGCCGCAACACGGTGCTGGCCCAGATGGTGAAACGCGGCAAGCTCGACCCGGCCCGCTTCGAGACGCTGAAGAAGCGGCCACTGCGCATCGACTTCGAGCGCCAGATCGAGGCACCCGGCCCCGCACCCCACTTCGCCCAGCAACTGCGCAAATGGCTGATTACCTGGGCTGACCGCAACGACTACAACCTCTATACCGACGGCCTGGTCATCCATACGACGATCGATTCGCGTCTGCAGACCATGGCCACCCAGGCACTGACGCGCCAGGGCAACCAACTGCAATCGATCGCCAACGCTGCCTGGGCACCGCGCGCGGGATGGTCCGAGAGCCGGGGTCTGGTGCAGGCATTCGTGCGCGAAACGCCGGAGTTCCGCGCCGCGGTGGCTGGCGGCCAGAGCGAGGAAGACGCGCTGAAGCGCCTGATGGCCGATCGCCCCTTTATGCAGGCGCTGCGCGAGCAGAAGACGCGCGTGCAGGCGGGCTTCATGGCGATGGACCCGACAACCGGCGAAATCAAGGCCTGGGTTGGCAGCCGCGACTTCACAGTCGACGCGTTCGACCACGTAGCCCAGGCGCGTCGCCAGCCCGGTTCCACGTTCAAGCCTTTTGTCTATGGCGCCGCGTTCGCGCGCGGGCAGAGTCCCGACGAGACCTTTATCGACCAGCCGGTCGAGATCAAGCTGGCCGGTGGCGAAATCTGGCGCCCCACCGATGAATCGCCGCCCACGGGCCGCGCGCTGAGCCTGCGTGACGGTCTGGTCTACTCGAAGAACACGATCACCGCCCAACTGGTGCAGACGATTGGCGCGGACCGCGTGGCGCAACTGGCCCGTGCGATGGGCGTGCGCGACAGCAAGCTCGAAGCCGTGCCATCGCTGGCGCTGGGCACGAGTCCGGTGACGCTCAAGGAAATGGTCAGCGCCTACGGCACCATCGCCAATGGCGGGCAATACCTCGCGCCGACCATGGTCACGCGGATCGAGGACCAGCAAGGCAATGTGCTGGCGCAGTTCCGCGATCCGTCACCGCAACGCGCGTTGTCGACCTCGGCCAACGAGACGCTCGTCGACGTGATGCGCGACGTGATCGACCGCGGCACCGGCACGGCGATCCGCACCCGCTTCGGCATCCGTGCCGACGTGGCGGGCAAGACCGGCACCACCCAGGACAACGCCGACGGCTGGTTTATCCTGATGCATCCCCAGCTCGTGGCCGGCGCATGGGTCGGCTTCAACGACAGCCGCGTGACGCTACGTAGCGACTACTGGGGCCAGGGCGCACATAGCGCGCTGCCGATCGTCGGTGACTTCTATCAACGGGCCCTGCGCGCGAGGATCATCGACCCGCGCGTGCGCTTCGCGGAATCCAACGAGAAGACCTGGTACTCCGCGATTACCGATCAGATCAAGGGCTGGTACCAGAAGCTGTTCGGCGCCGGCAAGAAGGAAGACGCCGCGCCCGTTCCACGTCCGGCGCCGCGCCGCCCGGCACTGCCGGAGACCGATAACGACGCATTGCCACCGGCCAGCGCATCGGCGGCAATCGCCGACGGCGGCATGGCACTCGACCCGGGTGAAGTGGTGGAAGCCACGCCACCGTCGTCTTCCGCAAGCGCCCCGGCAGCCCCGGCCGCTCCAACCGCGCCTGCCATCCCGGCATCAGCGCCGTCCGTGCCGGTGGTCTCGCCCGTACCGCCAGTGGCACCTTCGGTGGCCGGCGAGCCGGCTCAGTCGGATGCGGCGCCGGCTACAGCGCACTGA
- a CDS encoding EAL domain-containing protein, which produces MTPTIADCLEQRYLRPVFQPIGSLATGDILGYEALIRGPVGTPLENPVALFAEAARAGALVRMERLAARTAIAAFMQARLPGKLFLNYSADSLRDIEDTREDVRNFLQRVDMPSDRIVLELTEQAPLGPLESLTKAVFSIRARGAQFALDDYGTGHANLGQWIAMKPDYVKIARVVIDGIATSTFQLEAVRALCKLAKLSGTKLVAEGIERVDDLLVCRELGIDYAQGYLLARPAEVPALTLSEEALRALRAAP; this is translated from the coding sequence ATGACGCCAACCATCGCCGATTGCCTCGAACAAAGGTACCTGCGACCGGTTTTCCAGCCGATCGGGTCGCTCGCCACTGGCGACATCCTCGGGTATGAGGCACTGATACGCGGCCCGGTGGGCACGCCGCTGGAGAACCCTGTCGCCCTGTTCGCGGAAGCGGCCAGGGCGGGGGCGCTGGTGCGCATGGAGCGGCTAGCCGCGCGCACCGCGATTGCCGCATTCATGCAGGCGCGCCTGCCCGGCAAGCTATTCCTGAACTACAGCGCGGACTCCCTGCGTGATATCGAGGACACGCGGGAGGATGTGCGCAACTTCCTGCAGCGCGTGGACATGCCTTCGGACCGCATCGTGCTGGAGCTGACCGAGCAGGCACCACTGGGGCCGCTGGAATCGCTGACCAAGGCCGTCTTCTCGATCCGCGCGCGCGGCGCGCAGTTCGCGCTCGACGACTACGGCACCGGCCATGCCAACCTCGGCCAGTGGATCGCGATGAAGCCCGATTACGTGAAGATCGCCCGCGTCGTCATCGACGGCATTGCCACGTCGACGTTCCAGCTCGAAGCCGTGCGCGCGCTGTGCAAGCTGGCGAAGCTCAGTGGCACGAAGCTGGTGGCTGAGGGCATCGAGCGCGTGGACGATCTGCTCGTGTGCCGCGAACTCGGTATCGACTATGCGCAGGGTTACCTGTTGGCACGTCCCGCCGAGGTACCGGCGTTGACATTGTCGGAGGAGGCGCTGCGCGCGTTGCGCGCGGCGCCCTGA
- a CDS encoding DUF1501 domain-containing protein encodes MNRRDWLRTLGGAGLALTLPTMSSRVFALPAQADARFLLVFLRGGYDAANVLVPAGSDFYYASRPTIAIKRPVADGASPDPAASLPLSADGWALHPVLGTTMLPLWQRQQLAFIPFAGTSDMSRSHFETQDGIEAGLAGDGHGGGMPRGSGFLNRLAQSMGGQAAPVAFTDGLPMVMSGALSVPNVSLKGTGRTPFDARQTQMLAQMYKGTRFESLIAEGFELRQTVAEQAEAMRKHEAAMRSAEGESMSGRMDEMQAANRRALSARGFEQEARRMAGLMRDKFNIGFIDVGGWDTHVNQGGAQGQLANLLDNLGRGIAGFAEEIGPTWRNTTVVAISEFGRTFRENGTRGTDHGHGTVYWVAGGNVRGGRIVGEQVAVTQASLNQNRDYPVLNDYRAVLGGVFRRLYGLDDARLAQVFPGTRSRDIGLV; translated from the coding sequence ATGAATCGACGTGATTGGCTCAGGACCCTGGGTGGCGCGGGGCTGGCCCTGACGCTGCCGACGATGTCGTCGCGCGTGTTCGCGCTGCCCGCGCAGGCCGATGCGCGCTTCCTGCTGGTGTTCCTGCGCGGTGGCTACGATGCGGCCAACGTTCTGGTGCCGGCGGGCAGCGATTTCTACTATGCGTCGCGGCCGACGATCGCCATCAAGCGTCCGGTGGCCGACGGTGCGTCGCCCGATCCGGCTGCGTCGCTGCCGCTGTCGGCGGACGGTTGGGCGCTGCACCCGGTACTGGGCACGACGATGTTGCCGCTGTGGCAGCGCCAGCAACTGGCGTTCATCCCGTTCGCGGGGACCAGTGACATGTCGCGCAGCCACTTCGAGACGCAGGACGGCATCGAAGCCGGACTGGCGGGTGATGGGCACGGCGGCGGCATGCCACGCGGAAGCGGTTTCCTGAATCGCCTGGCGCAGTCGATGGGTGGTCAGGCGGCTCCGGTGGCGTTTACCGATGGCTTGCCGATGGTGATGTCGGGCGCGCTCAGCGTGCCAAACGTGTCGCTGAAGGGCACCGGGCGTACGCCATTTGACGCGCGCCAGACCCAGATGCTGGCGCAGATGTACAAGGGAACACGTTTCGAGTCGCTGATTGCCGAGGGCTTCGAGTTGCGCCAGACGGTTGCCGAGCAGGCCGAGGCGATGCGCAAGCATGAGGCCGCGATGCGCAGCGCGGAGGGTGAGTCGATGTCGGGCCGCATGGACGAAATGCAGGCGGCCAACCGGCGCGCGCTGAGCGCCCGTGGCTTCGAGCAGGAAGCCCGCCGCATGGCCGGGCTGATGCGCGATAAATTCAATATCGGTTTCATCGATGTGGGCGGCTGGGACACCCACGTCAATCAAGGGGGCGCGCAGGGCCAACTGGCGAACCTGCTCGATAACCTGGGGCGCGGCATTGCCGGATTTGCCGAAGAGATTGGCCCGACCTGGCGCAATACGACGGTGGTGGCGATCTCGGAGTTCGGCCGAACGTTCCGCGAGAACGGCACGCGCGGCACGGACCACGGTCATGGCACGGTGTACTGGGTCGCAGGCGGCAATGTACGTGGTGGCCGCATCGTCGGCGAGCAGGTCGCGGTGACGCAGGCCTCGCTCAATCAGAACCGGGACTATCCCGTGCTGAACGACTACCGCGCTGTGCTGGGGGGTGTCTTCCGTCGTCTGTATGGCCTGGACGATGCGCGTCTGGCGCAGGTGTTTCCGGGGACGCGCTCGCGGGATATCGGTCTGGTGTAG
- a CDS encoding DUF1800 domain-containing protein yields the protein MVNPKSSARKWQRLLALLATATFLAACAQTPPSGATQPGSLSSADLRWLNTVSFGADQASVQRLQTIGRERYLEEQLHTPLADPQPVAAAIAALPVSQGDAVQRQQAVRAERERINTLTDESEKQQARQAINRQTRELVLDTERRHLLRALYSPGQLREQMTWFWMNHFSVYAAKGQVGSMLPEYEERAIRPHALGKFRDLVMATVTSPAMLVYLDNAQSAANRINENYARELMELHTLGISGGPSGSRYTQQDVQELARVLTGLGVNLRGEPPKLGPARAAMYRSDGLFEFNPNRHDFGSKVLLGQRIEPTGYSEVERAVTILSRDPATARFISAKLATYFVSDTPPQALVDRMAATFTRTDGDIGAVLRTMLLSKEFDSAAAHGARKFKDPMVFVVSSMRLAYDGRPVTNLRPVINWLNQLGEPLYGHVTPDGYPAAESAWASSGQLVRRFEIARTIGNGPAGLFTGEDGQPTQRRGFPMPNSRMFYDTIEATLGPATRGALAQAGSQQEWNAVLLSSPEWMQR from the coding sequence ATGGTTAACCCCAAATCGAGCGCACGGAAGTGGCAGCGCCTGCTGGCGCTGCTGGCCACGGCAACGTTCCTGGCGGCCTGCGCCCAGACGCCGCCATCGGGGGCGACGCAGCCCGGCAGCCTGTCGTCGGCCGACCTGCGCTGGCTGAACACGGTCAGCTTCGGCGCTGACCAGGCCAGCGTGCAGCGCCTCCAGACGATCGGACGCGAGCGTTATCTGGAAGAGCAGTTGCACACGCCGCTGGCAGACCCGCAACCGGTGGCGGCGGCAATCGCGGCGCTGCCCGTCAGCCAGGGCGATGCCGTACAGCGCCAGCAGGCCGTGCGCGCCGAGCGGGAGCGCATCAACACGCTTACCGACGAATCCGAGAAGCAGCAGGCGCGTCAGGCGATCAACCGCCAGACGCGGGAACTCGTGCTCGACACCGAGCGTCGTCATCTGCTGAGGGCGTTGTACTCGCCCGGCCAGTTGCGCGAGCAGATGACCTGGTTCTGGATGAACCACTTCAGCGTCTATGCGGCCAAGGGGCAGGTCGGGTCGATGCTGCCCGAGTATGAGGAGCGCGCGATCCGTCCGCACGCGCTGGGCAAGTTCCGGGATCTGGTGATGGCGACGGTGACCTCACCGGCCATGCTGGTGTATCTGGACAACGCGCAGAGCGCGGCCAATCGCATCAACGAGAACTACGCGCGCGAGCTGATGGAGTTGCACACGCTGGGCATATCGGGCGGACCCAGCGGCTCGCGCTACACGCAGCAGGACGTGCAGGAACTGGCACGCGTGCTGACCGGGCTGGGTGTGAACCTGCGCGGAGAGCCGCCGAAGCTAGGGCCGGCGCGCGCGGCCATGTATCGCAGCGACGGGCTGTTCGAATTCAATCCGAATCGCCATGATTTCGGTTCCAAGGTGCTGCTGGGCCAGCGCATCGAGCCCACTGGCTACAGCGAGGTGGAGCGGGCCGTGACCATCCTGTCGCGCGATCCGGCCACGGCGCGCTTTATCTCGGCGAAGCTGGCCACGTACTTCGTGTCCGATACCCCGCCGCAGGCATTGGTCGACCGGATGGCCGCCACGTTCACGCGTACCGACGGCGATATCGGCGCGGTGCTGCGGACGATGCTGCTGTCGAAAGAGTTCGACAGTGCCGCGGCCCACGGCGCGCGCAAGTTCAAGGATCCGATGGTTTTTGTGGTCTCGTCGATGCGCCTGGCCTATGACGGACGGCCAGTCACCAATCTGCGTCCGGTAATCAACTGGCTCAATCAGTTGGGCGAGCCGCTGTATGGCCACGTGACGCCGGACGGCTACCCGGCCGCCGAAAGCGCGTGGGCCAGTTCGGGCCAACTGGTGCGGCGCTTCGAGATCGCGCGGACCATCGGCAACGGCCCGGCGGGCCTGTTCACTGGCGAGGATGGCCAACCCACGCAGCGGCGTGGTTTTCCGATGCCGAATAGCCGCATGTTCTACGACACGATCGAAGCCACGCTGGGCCCCGCCACGCGCGGCGCGCTGGCGCAGGCCGGGTCTCAGCAGGAATGGAATGCGGTATTGCTGAGTTCGCCCGAATGGATGCAACGTTGA
- a CDS encoding substrate-binding domain-containing protein, with product MAPSRRTVLSQSVASAEPGHGVTLADVALAAKVSLATASRVFSHPQLVRETTANRVHEAAQRLSFRPNLLGAKLRAQQTRILGVMLPTLENAVFAECWRGIEESAMVAGYSLMLVTSGYDTERERERIEYLLRHRVDGMVLTVADAAQSLVLDQLDKESVPYVLAYNQVSLPGRHSVSVDNRASACEGVKALITAGHQRIAVISGAFMASDRARQRFAGYEDAMRAHDLTPLAPVCLPSHTASNAMQIRELMTRADAPTAFFCTNDLLAIGVISDLKRLGRRVPGDVSVLGYDGIALGALVEPPLATVMQPNAEIGAQAVHQLLQRLQHRNLNHDDAAEGAFLLPHMLRLDGTVSAPR from the coding sequence ATGGCGCCGTCCCGCCGAACCGTGTTGTCGCAAAGCGTTGCCTCCGCCGAGCCCGGTCATGGTGTGACACTGGCCGACGTCGCCCTCGCGGCGAAGGTATCGCTGGCCACCGCCTCGCGTGTGTTCAGCCATCCGCAGCTCGTCAGGGAAACCACCGCCAACCGCGTTCACGAGGCCGCGCAGCGGCTGTCGTTCCGCCCCAACCTGCTCGGCGCCAAGCTGCGCGCGCAGCAGACCCGCATTCTCGGCGTCATGCTGCCCACGCTGGAAAACGCGGTATTCGCCGAATGCTGGCGCGGCATCGAGGAATCGGCGATGGTCGCGGGCTACTCGCTGATGCTTGTGACGAGCGGTTACGACACCGAACGCGAGCGCGAGCGGATCGAATATCTGCTCCGTCATCGTGTCGACGGCATGGTGCTGACCGTTGCGGATGCCGCCCAGAGCCTTGTTCTCGACCAGCTCGACAAGGAGTCGGTGCCCTACGTGCTGGCCTATAACCAGGTATCGCTCCCAGGCCGGCACTCGGTGTCCGTCGACAACCGCGCCAGTGCATGCGAGGGCGTCAAGGCGCTGATCACCGCGGGCCACCAGCGCATCGCCGTGATCTCCGGCGCCTTCATGGCCTCCGATCGCGCGCGGCAGCGCTTCGCGGGCTATGAGGACGCGATGCGCGCGCATGATTTGACGCCGCTCGCCCCGGTCTGCCTGCCCTCGCACACAGCCAGCAATGCCATGCAGATTCGTGAACTGATGACGCGTGCCGACGCCCCCACCGCATTCTTCTGCACCAACGACCTGCTGGCGATCGGCGTAATTTCCGATCTCAAGCGGCTGGGCCGCCGCGTGCCGGGCGACGTATCCGTGCTCGGATATGACGGCATCGCGCTTGGCGCGCTGGTGGAGCCGCCGCTGGCCACCGTCATGCAGCCGAACGCCGAGATCGGCGCGCAAGCCGTTCACCAGCTTTTGCAACGGCTCCAGCATCGCAACCTGAACCACGATGACGCAGCAGAAGGCGCTTTCCTGCTGCCACACATGCTGCGCCTTGACGGTACCGTCAGCGCGCCGCGATAA